The Plasmodium sp. gorilla clade G2 genome assembly, chromosome: 6 genome has a segment encoding these proteins:
- a CDS encoding chorismate synthase yields MSTYGTLLKVTSYGESHGKAIGCVIDGFLPNIEINFDLIQKQLDRRRPNQSKLTTNRNEKDKLVILSGFDENKTLGTPITFLIYNEDIKQEHYNSFINIPRPGHGDYTYFMKYHVKNKSGSSRFSGRETATRVAAGACIEQWLYKFYNCSIVSYVHSVGNVKIPEQVRKELENENPPSRDMVDSYGTVRYNEKEKIFMDCFNRLYDIDGSIIETDEYKKDILTIPSKDNTYINVSLNKYNINQVDNNDKEYINSEKNDEWIYLQTRCPHPYTAVQMCSYILKLKNKGDSVGGIATCIIQNPPIGIGEPIFDKMEAELAKMILSIPAVKGIEFGSGFNGTYMFGSDHNDIFLPLDKMSTKKESHEDENQNMSYYLPNKNNQDQILNSTNKYMCTKNNNNFNNTHYNLTSNNNEEKLLVTKTNNCGGVLAGITTGNNIVFRSAIKPVSSIQIEKETSDFYGNICSLKVQGRHDCCILPRLPAVIEASSSIVIGDLILRQIAKYGDKNLPSLARNI; encoded by the coding sequence atgaGCACTTATGGCACTTTATTAAAAGTAACGTCATATGGTGAGAGTCACGGTAAAGCTATTGGATGTGTGATAGATGGATTTCTTCCAAATATTGAAATAAATTTTGATTTAATACAAAAACAGTTAGATAGACGAAGACCTAATCAATCAAAACTAACTACTAATAGAAATGAGAAAGATAAACTTGTTATACTTTCTGGATTcgatgaaaataaaacattagGTACTCCtattacatttttaatatacaatGAAGATATTAAACAAGAAcattataattcttttataaatattcctAGACCAGGTCATGGAGATTATActtattttatgaaatatcatgtgaaaaataaaagtggAAGTAGTAGATTTTCTGGAAGAGAAACAGCCACAAGAGTTGCTGCTGGGGCTTGTATAGAACAATGgctttataaattttataattgttCTATTGTTAGTTATGTACATTCTGTTGGGAATGTAAAAATACCTGAACAAGTCAGAAAGGAATTGGAAAATGAAAATCCTCCCTCAAGAGATATGGTAGATTCTTATGGAACTGTTAGATAtaatgaaaaggaaaaaatatttatggaTTGTTTTAATAGATTATATGATATTGATGGTTCTATAATAGAAACGGATGAATATAAGAAAGATATATTGACTATTCCTTCAAAGgataacacatatataaatgtaagtcttaataaatataatataaatcaagttgataataatgataaagaatatattaattctgAAAAGAACGATGAATGGATTTATCTACAAACAAGATGTCCACATCCATATACGGCTGTACAAATGTGttcttatattttgaaactaaaaaataaaggagaTAGCGTTGGAGGTATTGCTACATGCATTATACAAAATCCTCCCATAGGTATTGGAGAACCCATTTTTGATAAAATGGAAGCCGAGCTAGCCAAAATGATTTTATCTATTCCAGCAGTGAAAGGAATAGAATTCGGAAGTGGATTTAATGGAACATATATGTTTGGATCAGatcataatgatatattCTTACCTCTAGATAAAATGtctacaaaaaaagaaagtcaTGAAGatgaaaatcaaaatatgtcTTATTATTtaccaaataaaaataatcaagatcaaatattaaattcaacgaataaatatatgtgtactaaaaataataacaattttaataatactcATTACAATCTCActtctaataataatgaagaaaaattattagttacaaaaacaaataattgtGGTGGTGTTTTAGCTGGAATTACAACAGGAAATAATATTGTATTTAGATCAGCAATAAAACCTGTATCATCAATAcaaatagaaaaagaaacaagTGATTTTTATGGAAACATATGTAGTTTAAAAGTTCAAGGTAGACACGATTGTTGTATCTTACCAAGATTACCAGCTGTTATTGAAGCATCCTCTTCTATAGTTATAGGAGATTTAATATTAAGACAAATAGCAAAGTATGGAGATAAAAATTTGCCATCATTAGCTAGGAATATTTAa
- a CDS encoding nuclear polyadenylated RNA-binding protein NAB2, putative, whose protein sequence is MLTKSKEEQKVYQTIITEKLRELLGEYEVDILTEYVWHMAGNAKSSSEFMCNELKDFLGDHTTVFVDWLMKLMSDIKKQKKSDTYLKNDKSNKSSSVREKQHDEYSKSNRSRDSKNRVSSVHNKKGGEDDYDKRNMSDTRRRSRSLASSKYSNDDMYFSKNRNKRRQKRGLSMRSCSSSSSTRKIHYDKNKSRNKRSDRGKESDILRFRDKYRRLGRSHSHSFSPSRVIYVENGQRKEKKNETHHDNMQNIKDMTYKRISDSADEYNNSEKKNKAVLKPNPRFVGDNPNPFMQPPTIMSNQDMSSYNMSNMTNFYQGNYIVGTKNMMDNNNSFISNNMNNNFVNSRYQNNIPQKNIKFLQNINNNTSVSSSVNFMNTNRFNNNVNNNNNNYVFQKNNMINNNNNNNVSGTCPMDEQINNTQNFIKQNNNNIRNQQTFFSNTHNKNELNENNINSQQYFTPKGNKQQIFNTNITNIDKQIKPQQHIQQNVSNVQSTGELFNNNMQNDHMNDNMHNNALNMNEEGKQLVANQENVVDPSNVIIKIQKKCLYLPNCQFGDKCRYIHPVENCRNWPYCAFGSECIYIHPNVPCKFGIYCTNYYCNYSHDHVDTSNLPEIGTNGYFLNKKLINTVDKNINTNNNNNNNNNNEENNFNEKVAQISYSMPKTPPEMKKEKSNNEYNENEYIQNLLDTEKGESQNIILNEQIKNNNIFQTISQNQQDNNYQFQTINQSINQTNNIFNTNENENTNTNTNTNTNDNDNNNNNCFQLIMNPDKLNQDIQ, encoded by the exons ATGTTAACTAAAAGTAAAGAGGAACAAAAAGTATATCAAACCATAATAACAGAAAAATTAAGAGAATTGTTAGGAGAGTATGAAGTAGATATATTGACAGAATATGTGTGGCATATGGCTGGGAACGCTAAAAGTAGCAGTGAATTTATGTGCAATGAATTGAAGGATTTCTTAGGAGATCAC ACCACCGTTTTTGTAGACTGGTTAATGAAACTTATGAGTgacataaaaaaacaaaagaaaagcGACACTTATttgaaaaatgataaatcaaataaatcaTCAAGTGTTAGAGAAAAACAACATGATGAATATTCAAAATCGAACAGAAGTAGAG attcGAAAAATAGGGTATCAAGTGTACATAACAAAAAAGGAGGg gaggatgattatgataaaagaaatatgtcTGATACGAGACGAAGATCTAGGAGTCTTGCAAGCAGTAAATATTCAAATGACGATATGTATTTCtcaaaaaatagaaataaaagaagacAGAAGAGGGGCTTGAGTATGAGATCATGTTCTTCCAGTTCTAGTACTAGAAAAATtcattatgataaaaataaatcaagaaataaaagaagtGACAGAGGTAAAGAAAGTGATATATTAAGATTCAGAGATAAATATAGACGCTTAGGAAGAAGTCATAGTCACTCCTTTTCACCAAGTAGGGTCATATATGTAGAAAACGGtcaaagaaaagaaaaaaaaaatgaaacacATCACGACAATatgcaaaatataaaag ATATGacatataaaagaattagtGATAGCGcagatgaatataataatagcgaaaaaaaaaacaaagccGTTTTAaa gCCGAATCCTCGATTTGTAGGAGATAATCCAAATCCATTCATGCAACCTCCAACAA ttATGAGCAACCAAGATATGTCAAGTTATAACATGAGCAATATGACAAATTTTTATCAAGGAAATTATATAGTTGGAACTAAAAACATGATGGATAATAATAACAGTTttatatctaataatatgaacaataattttgttaattcaagatatcaaaataatattccacaaaaaaatataaaattcttacagaatataaataataatacaagtgTATCATCATCTGTTAATTTTATGAATACCAATagatttaataataatgtaaataataataataataattatgtttttcaaaaaaataacatgattaataataataataataataatgtatctGGTACTTGTCCTATGGatgaacaaataaacaacacacaaaattttataaaacaaaataataataatattagaaaTCAACAAACATTTTTTAGCAAcacacataataaaaatgaattgaatgaaaataatattaattcacAGCAGTATTTTACACCTAAAGGTAATAAACAACAAATATTTAATACTAACATTACCAATAtagataaacaaataaaaccACAACAACACATTCAACAGAATGTTTCAAATGTGCAATCAACTGGAGagctttttaataataatatgcaaAATGAtcatatgaatgataatatgcataataatgctttaaatatgaatgaag aaggAAAACAGCTAGTAGCTAACCAAGAAAATGTAGTTGACCCATCCAACGTTATAATAAag ATACAAAAGAAATGTCTTTACCTACCAAATTGTCAATTTGGAGATAAATGCCGATACATTCATCCCGTTGAAAAT tgCCGAAACTGGCCCTATTGTGCCTTTGGGTCggaatgtatttatatacatcCAAATGTTCCCTGCAAATTtg gTATATATTGCacaaattattattgtaattattCTCATGATCATGTGGACACAAGt aaCCTACCCGAAATAGGAACAAATGGATATttcttaaataaaaaattaattaacaCTGTTGATAAgaatattaatacaaataataataataataataataataataatgaggaAAATAATTTCAACGAGAAAGTAGCTCAGATTTCTTATAGTATGCCTAAAACTCCAccagaaatgaaaaaagaaaaaagtaataatgaatataatgaaaatgaatatattcaaaatctTTTAGATACTGAAAAAGGTGAAtcacaaaatattatattaaatgaacaaattaaaaataataatatatttcaaacCATATCACAAAATCAAcaagataataattatcaattCCAAACAATTAATCAATCAATAAatcaaacaaataatatttttaacactaatgaaaatgaaaatacaaatacaaatacaaatacaaatacaaatgataatgataataataataataattgttttCAATTAATTATGAATCCTGATAAATTAAATCAAGATATACAAtga